The following are encoded together in the Pectobacterium wasabiae CFBP 3304 genome:
- a CDS encoding ABC transporter permease gives MNKSIVLKKTMIVWPSLPIALAYPFVVPLALLALWYISSDYGWMPAQILPAPHIVANTAIELWHNDLLSQLFISLQRLASGLLAGLLAGTLLGALIGASRRAEHLLHPTVYVLAQIPTLGWIPLFMVLFGIDDGLKLAVIIKAVIIPVTLHTQTGVRNVPHALQEVARTLRLPWHQRLIKLTLPAAFPTWLTGLRLALSQAWVSLIVVELLASSQGIGYLLVWGRQLFQLDIVFVCIATIGLAGLAMEWLINQLDRRLVFWPHPPISRLTTAPSRRLSALALPFLLLLFWQQASRFAWIDPLLLPPPADVWHMLLQGIRDGSLTEAMQASLTRTLAGALCGIVVGLVCGILLGLNATSDALFTPTIATLRQIALFAWLPLLTAWVGNDETGKITFVALASFFPMLVASHRGIRQRSQALQEVAHVLQLRLSTRLRVLILPGAAPAIFAGLRLSLIYAWLGTIGAEYFMSSGTGIGSLMINAQQLLDMPLIISGMLLIGLTGAVLDRIGLALEQRMTRWRSAGEIV, from the coding sequence ATGAATAAGTCGATAGTGCTGAAAAAAACCATGATCGTCTGGCCTTCGCTGCCGATAGCGCTGGCCTATCCGTTCGTCGTGCCGCTGGCGTTGCTGGCACTGTGGTATATCAGTAGCGACTACGGTTGGATGCCCGCCCAGATTCTCCCTGCCCCCCATATTGTCGCCAACACCGCCATCGAACTTTGGCACAACGACCTCCTGTCACAGCTCTTTATCAGTCTGCAACGCTTAGCGAGCGGCCTGCTGGCCGGTTTACTCGCAGGAACCTTACTTGGCGCACTGATAGGGGCATCACGACGCGCCGAACACCTGCTGCACCCAACGGTATACGTGCTGGCACAGATCCCAACGCTGGGGTGGATACCCCTGTTTATGGTGCTATTCGGTATTGATGATGGCCTGAAGCTGGCGGTTATTATCAAGGCCGTGATTATTCCCGTGACGCTGCATACGCAAACGGGCGTGCGTAATGTGCCGCATGCGCTACAGGAAGTCGCGCGCACTCTGCGCCTACCGTGGCATCAGCGCCTCATCAAATTAACACTGCCCGCCGCATTCCCGACCTGGCTCACTGGCTTGCGGCTCGCACTCTCACAGGCGTGGGTATCGCTGATCGTGGTCGAACTGCTGGCGTCATCTCAGGGGATTGGCTACCTGCTGGTGTGGGGACGTCAGCTATTTCAGCTAGACATCGTGTTTGTCTGCATCGCCACCATCGGACTGGCAGGGCTGGCGATGGAGTGGTTGATTAACCAACTGGATCGCCGTCTGGTCTTCTGGCCGCATCCACCAATCAGCCGCTTAACTACGGCACCGTCTCGCCGCCTATCGGCGCTGGCTTTACCCTTTCTGCTTCTGTTGTTCTGGCAGCAGGCCAGCCGCTTTGCCTGGATCGATCCGCTCTTGCTTCCTCCGCCCGCCGACGTGTGGCACATGCTGCTACAAGGCATTCGCGACGGTTCACTTACCGAGGCAATGCAGGCCAGTCTGACCCGCACGCTCGCCGGTGCGCTATGCGGCATTGTTGTAGGCCTCGTGTGCGGCATCCTGCTGGGGCTGAACGCCACCAGCGACGCCCTCTTCACGCCGACTATCGCGACGCTGCGCCAAATTGCGCTGTTTGCCTGGCTGCCGCTGCTGACCGCCTGGGTCGGTAACGATGAAACGGGAAAAATCACGTTTGTCGCACTCGCCTCCTTCTTTCCGATGCTGGTGGCCAGCCATCGCGGTATTCGCCAACGTTCACAGGCATTACAGGAAGTCGCTCACGTGTTGCAGCTCCGTTTATCGACCCGTCTGCGAGTATTAATCCTGCCGGGCGCAGCGCCTGCGATCTTTGCGGGTTTACGCCTGTCGCTGATTTATGCCTGGCTTGGCACCATCGGCGCAGAATATTTCATGTCATCAGGCACCGGAATCGGCAGCCTGATGATCAACGCTCAGCAGTTGCTGGACATGCCCCTGATTATCAGCGGCATGCTATTGATTGGGTTAACAGGTGCGGTACTCGATCGCATCGGACTCGCTCTGGAACAGCGGATGACGCGCTGGCGTTCCGCAGGAGAAATCGTATGA
- a CDS encoding ABC transporter ATP-binding protein: MTSPSLDVSPPVVQFDHLRKQFRVQGEPLTIIDDFSLSIHSGELVAIVGSSGCGKSTLLRMLVGLDNDYQGRVLVEGKTVRGIGRERGMVFQEPRLFPWLTVRQNIALGLANESISEKERKRLIDHFIQLVHLQDFSNALPAQLSGGMAQRVAIARGLVANPRILMLDEPFGALDALTRQQMQQELRRIHQAEGTTTLLVTHDVEEAVYLADRVVVLAPRPGRIRQIATISLPHPRQRDSQNFHQQCSDLLALLTQPADTAAIPSSLNT; the protein is encoded by the coding sequence ATGACATCCCCTTCCCTTGATGTGTCACCGCCAGTGGTGCAGTTCGACCATCTACGCAAACAGTTTCGTGTACAAGGCGAACCGCTGACGATAATCGATGATTTTTCCCTGTCGATTCACAGCGGTGAACTGGTGGCGATTGTCGGCAGCAGCGGCTGCGGCAAATCCACCCTACTGCGCATGCTGGTCGGATTAGACAACGACTACCAGGGGCGCGTACTGGTTGAAGGCAAAACCGTTCGTGGTATCGGACGTGAACGCGGCATGGTATTTCAGGAACCGCGTTTGTTTCCGTGGCTGACGGTGCGGCAAAACATCGCACTCGGGCTGGCGAATGAGTCAATCAGCGAAAAAGAGCGAAAACGCCTGATCGACCATTTTATTCAGTTAGTGCATTTGCAAGATTTTTCCAACGCCCTGCCCGCCCAGCTTTCCGGTGGCATGGCGCAGCGCGTGGCCATCGCACGCGGGCTCGTCGCCAATCCACGCATCCTGATGCTGGATGAGCCTTTTGGTGCACTAGATGCCCTGACCCGCCAACAGATGCAGCAGGAATTGCGTCGTATTCATCAGGCGGAAGGCACCACTACCCTACTCGTGACGCACGACGTCGAAGAAGCCGTCTACCTCGCCGACCGCGTCGTCGTACTGGCACCACGGCCGGGGCGTATCCGCCAGATTGCAACCATTTCGCTGCCGCATCCGCGCCAGCGTGATAGCCAAAACTTTCACCAACAGTGCAGCGATCTGCTCGCACTGCTGACGCAGCCAGCCGATACGGCGGCCATCCCTTCTTCTCTGAACACGTAA